Proteins encoded by one window of Arabidopsis thaliana chromosome 2, partial sequence:
- the CALS5 gene encoding callose synthase 5 (callose synthase 5 (CALS5); FUNCTIONS IN: 1,3-beta-glucan synthase activity; INVOLVED IN: in 6 processes; LOCATED IN: 1,3-beta-glucan synthase complex, membrane; EXPRESSED IN: 11 plant structures; EXPRESSED DURING: 4 anthesis, petal differentiation and expansion stage; CONTAINS InterPro DOMAIN/s: Glycosyl transferase, family 48 (InterPro:IPR003440), Protein of unknown function DUF605 (InterPro:IPR006745); BEST Arabidopsis thaliana protein match is: glucan synthase-like 12 (TAIR:AT5G13000.1); Has 35333 Blast hits to 34131 proteins in 2444 species: Archae - 798; Bacteria - 22429; Metazoa - 974; Fungi - 991; Plants - 531; Viruses - 0; Other Eukaryotes - 9610 (source: NCBI BLink).): MAQSSTSHDSGPQGLMRRPSRSAATTVSIEVFDHEVVPASLGTIAPILRVAAEIEHERPRVAYLCRFYAFEKAHRLDPSSGGRGVRQFKTLLFQRLERDNASSLASRVKKTDGREVESFYQQYYEHYVRALDQGDQADRAQLGKAYQTAGVLFEVLMAVNKSEKVEAVAPEIIAAARDVQEKNEIYAPYNILPLDSAGASQSVMQLEEVKAAVAALGNTRGLNWPSGFEQHRKKTGNLDLLDWLRAMFGFQRDNVRNQREHLVCLFADNHIRLTPKPEPLNKLDDRAVDTVMSKLFKNYKNWCKFLGRKHSLRLPQAAQDIQQRKILYMGLYLLIWGEAANIRFMPECLCYIFHNMAYELHGLLAGNVSIVTGENIKPSYGGDDEAFLRKVITPIYRVVQTEANKNANGKAAHSDWSNYDDLNEYFWTPDCFSLGWPMRDDGDLFKSTRDTTQGKKGSFRKAGRTGKSNFTETRTFWHIYHSFDRLWTFYLLALQAMIILAFERVELREILRKDVLYALSSIFITAAFLRFLQSVLDVILNFPGFHRWKFTDVLRNILKIVVSLAWCVVLPLCYAQSVSFAPGKLKQWLSFLPQVKGVPPLYIMAVALYLLPNVLAAIMFIFPMLRRWIENSDWHIFRLLLWWSQPRIYVGRGMHESQIALIKYTIFWLLLFCCKFAFSYFLQVKLLVKPTNAIMSIRHVKYKWHEFFPNAEHNYGAVVSLWLPVILVYFMDTQIWYAIFSTICGGVIGAFDRLGEIRTLGMLRSRFQSLPGAFNTYLVPSDKTRRRGFSLSKRFAEVTAARRTEAAKFSQLWNEIISSFREEDLISDREMDLLLVPYTSDPSLKLIQWPPFLLASKIPIALDMAAQFRTRDSDLWKRICADEYMKCAVIECYESFKHVLHTLVIGENEKRIIGIIIKEVESNISKNSFLSNFRMAPLPALCSKFVELVGILKNADPAKRDTVVLLLQDMLEVVTRDMMQNENRELVELGHTNKESGRQLFAGTDAKPAILFPPVATAQWHEQISRLHLLLTVKESAMDVPTNLEAQRRIAFFTNSLFMDMPRAPRVRNMLSFSVLTPYYSEETVYSKNDLEMENEDGVSVVYYLQKIFPDEWTNFLERLDCKDETSVLESEENILQLRHWVSLRGQTLFRTVRGMMYYRRALKLQAFLDMANETEILAGYKAISEPTEEDKKSQRSLYTQLEAVADLKFTYVATCQNYGNQKRSGDRRATDILNLMVNNPSLRVAYIDEVEEREGGKVQKVFYSVLIKAVDNLDQEIYRIKLPGPAKIGEGKPENQNHALIFTRGEALQAIDMNQDHYLEEALKMRNLLEEFNEDHGVRAPTILGFREHIFTGSVSSLAWFMSNQETSFVTIGQRVLASPLKVRFHYGHPDVFDRIFHITRGGISKASRGINLSEDIFAGFNSTLRRGNVTHHEYIQVGKGRDVGLNQISLFEAKVACGNGEQTLSRDLYRLGHRFDFFRMMSCYFTTVGFYISSMIVVLTVYAFLYGRLYLSLSGVEEAIVKFAAAKGDSSLKAAMASQSVVQLGLLMTLPMVMEIGLERGFRTALSDLIIMQLQLAPVFFTFSLGTKVHYYGRTILHGGSKYRATGRGFVVKHEKFAENYRMYSRSHFVKGMELMVLLICYRIYGKAAEDSVGYALVMGSTWFLVGSWLFAPFFFNPSGFEWQKIVDDWDDWNKWISSRGGIGVPANKSWESWWEEEQEHLLHSGFFGKFWEIFLSLRYFIYQYGIVYQLNLTKESRMGKQHSIIVYGLSWLVIVAVMIVLKIVSMGRKKFSADFQLMFRLLKLFLFIGSVVIVGMLFHFLKLTVGDIMQSLLAFLPTGWALLQISQVARPLMKTVGMWGSVKALARGYEYIMGVVIFMPVTVLAWFPFVSEFQTRLLFNQAFSRGLQIQRILAGGKKQK, from the exons ATGGCACAGAGTAGTACATCTCATGACTCAGGCCCTCAGGGGCTCATGAGACGGCCATCTCGTAGTGCTGCCACAACAGTGTCTATTGAAGTTTTTGATCATGAGGTGGTTCCGGCCTCCCTTGGTACCATTGCTCCTATTCTGCGTGTTGCTGCAGAGATTGAACATGAGCGCCCTCGTGTTGCCTATCTCT GTCGGTTTTATGCATTTGAGAAAGCTCACAGGTTGGATCCAAGCTCTGGTGGTCGAGGTGTGAGGCAGTTTAAGACACTTCTCTTTCAAAGATTAGAAAGG GACAATGCTTCCAGTCTTGCTTCTAGGGTGAAAAAAACTGATGGACGGGAAGTTGAGAGCTTCTATCAACAATATTATGAGCACTATGTCAGGGCACTTGATCAAGGAGATCAAGCAGACAG AGCTCAGCTTGGTAAAGCATACCAGACGGCTGGAGTGCTCTTTGAAGTGCTCATGGCAGTTAACAAGAGCGAGAAAGTTGAAGCAGTAGCTCCTGAG ATTATTGCAGCTGCTAGAGATGTCCAAGAAAAGAACGAAATTTATGCACCCTACAACATTCTTCCTTTGGATTCTGCTGGGGCCTCGCAGTCTGTTATGCAGCTTGAGGAG GTCAAAGCCGCTGTAGCTGCTTTGGGGAACACTCGTGGATTGAACTGGCCATCTGGGTTTGAGCAGCACCGAAAGAAAACCGGAAATCTGGATCTTCTTGACTGGTTAAGAGCTATGTTCGGATTCCAG AGAGACAATGTCAGAAACCAGAGGGAACATCTGGTTTGTTTATTTGCTGATAATCACATAAGATTGACTCCCAAGCCAGAACCTCTGAACAAG CTCGATGACAGAGCCGTTGATACTGTCATGTCAAAGCTCTTTAAGAACTACAAGAATTGGTGCAAATTTTTAGGACGTAAACACAGTTTAAG GCTTCCTCAAGCTGCTCAAGATATACAACAGCGGAAGATACTATATATGGGCTTGTATCTTCTCATCTGGGGAGAAGCTGCAAATATTCGCTTCATGCCAGAATGCTTGTGCTATATTTTCCACAAT ATGGCTTATGAACTCCATGGTCTCTTGGCTGGAAATGTCAGCATCGTTACCGGAGAAAATATTAAGCCTTCTTACGGTGGAGATGATGAGGCATTTTTAAGGAAGGTCATTACACCAATCTACCGTGTAGTTCAAACG GAAGCAAACAAGAATGCAAATGGCAAGGCTGCTCACTCAGATTGGTCCAACTATGATGATCTGAACGAATATTTCTG GACTCCTGATTGCTTCTCTCTTGGCTGGCCAATGCGTGATGATGGGGATCTTTTCAAATCAACCCGTGATACGACACAG GGAAAGAAAGGATCGTTTAGAAAAGCAGGACGCACAGGCAAATCAAATTTCACCGAAACTCGGACATTTTGGCACATATATCATAGTTTTGACCGACTCTGGACATTCTATCTATTAGCCCTGCAG GCAATGATCATTCTAGCATTTGAACGAGTAGAGCTGAGAGAAATCTTACGCAAAGATGTTTTATATGCTCTCTCAAGTATCTTCATCACAGCAGCTTTTCTGCGCTTCCTTCAGA GTGTCCTGGACGTTATCTTAAACTTCCCAGGTTTCCACAGGTGGAAATTTACTGATGTTTTGAGAAATATTCTCAAGATCGTTGTCAGTCTCGCTTGGTGTGTTGTGTTACCCCTTTGCTATGCCCAGTCTGTCTCTTTTGCTCCTGGGAAGCTGAAACAATGGCTATCATTTCTTCCACAAGTTAAAGGCGTTCCTCCTCTTTATATCATGGCTGTTGCACTGTACTTGCTTCCAAATGTACTGGCAGCTATCATGTTCATTTTTCCAATGCTTCGACGCTGGATCGAGAATTCAGACTGGCATATATTTAGATTGCTTCTGTGGTGGTCACAG CCAAGAATTTATGTTGGAAGAGGGATGCATGAAAGTCAAATTGCACTCATAAA GTATACGATTTTCTGGCTGTTGCTTTTCTGCTGCAAATTTGCATTCAGCTACTTTCTACAG GTGAAACTTTTGGTGAAGCCAACTAACGCAATTATGAGCATTCGCCATGTAAAATACAAATGGCATGAGTTTTTCCCCAATG CTGAGCACAACTATGGAGCTGTGGTGTCACTCTGGTTACCAGTAATTCtg GTTTACTTTATGGACACTCAAATTTGGTATGCTATTTTCTCCACTATATGTGGTGGTGTCATTGGGGCCTTTGATCGTTTGGGAGAG ATACGAACGCTTGGAATGCTAAGGTCAAGGTTCCAATCATTACCTGGTGCATTTAATACGTACCTGGTTCCTTCTGATAAAACAAGGAGAAGAGGGTTTTCCTTGTCAAAAAGATTTGCAGAG GTCACTGCAGCAAGAAGAACTGAAGCGGCAAAATTCTCCCAACTCTGGAATGAAATCATTTCCAGCTTCCGAGAGGAAGATCTAATCAGTGACAG GGAGATGGATCTGTTGCTTGTTCCTTATACTTCAGACCCTAGTTTGAAACTAATTCAGTGGCCACCATTTTTGCTTGCAAGCAAG ATACCGATAGCATTGGATATGGCAGCTCAGTTTCGAACAAGAGATTCTGACCTCTGGAAGCGCATATGCGCAGACGAATATATGAAATGTGCTGTCATTGAATGCTACGAATCTTTCAAACATGTCTTGCACACCTTGGTAATTGGGGAGAATGAGAAAAG GATTATTGGTATTATCATCAAAGAGGTGGAGAGCAACATATCAAAGAATTCCTTCCTTTCGAATTTCAGAATGGCGCCTTTACCTGCTCTTTGTAGTAAATTTGTCGAGCTTGTTGGAATTTTG AAAAATGCGGACCCAGCGAAAAGAGACACAGTGGTGCTATTGTTGCAAGATATGTTAGAAGTAGTGACTCGAGATATGATGCAAAATGAAAACCG TGAATTGGTAGAACTTGGGCATACTAACAAGGAATCCGGAAGGCAACTCTTTGCTGGTACTGACGCAAAGCCTGCTATACTGTTTCCTCCAGTGGCAACAGCTCAATGGCATGAACAG ATAAGTCGCCTTCATTTACTTTTGACGGTAAAAGAATCTGCAATGGATGTTCCAACAAACCTTGAAGCACAAAGAAGGATTGCCTTCTTCACAAATTCACTGTTTATGGATATGCCACGAGCTCCTCGTGTCAGAAATATGCTGTCCTTCAG TGTTCTGACTCCGTACTATAGTGAGGAAACCGTCTACTCTAAGAACGACCTGGAAATGGAGAATGAAGATGGTGTATCAGTTGTATACTATTTGCAGAAGATCTTTCCAG ATGAGTGGACTAACTTCTTGGAGCGGCTTGATTGTAAAGATGAAACTTCTGTTTTGGAGagtgaagaaaatatattgcAGCTTCGCCATTGGGTTTCTTTGAGGGGACAGACTTTGTTTAGAACAG TTAGAGGAATGATGTATTACAGGCGGGCATTAAAGCTTCAGGCTTTTCTTGACATGGCTAATGAAACAG AAATATTAGCAGGGTACAAAGCCATTTCAGAGCCAACTGAGGAGGACAAGAAAAGTCAGAGATCCTTGTACACTCAGTTAGAGGCAGTGGCAGATCTCAAATTTACTTATGTTGCTACCTGTCAGAATTATGGAAATCAGAAGCGAAGTGGAGACCGGAGAGCTACTGACATCTTGAACCTGATGGTTAA CAATCCCTCTCTCCGTGTAGCATACATTGATGAGGTTGAGGAACGAGAAGGCGGAAAAGTGCAGAAAGTTTTCTACTCGGTGCTTATCAAGGCTGTTGATAATCTTGATCAg GAAATATATCGGATAAAACTACCTGGACCAGCAAAAATTGGAGAAGGAAAACCCGAAAATCAGAATCATGCTCTCATTTTTACTAGAGGAGAAGCTCTCCAGGCTATTGACATGAATCAG gaCCATTACTTGGAAGAAGCACTTAAAATGAGGAATCTGCTGGAAGAGTTCAATGAAGACCATGGAGTACGTGCACCCACTATTCTTGGTTTCAGAGAGCATATTTTTACTGGCAG TGTTTCTTCTTTAGCCTGGTTTATGTCAAATCAGGAAACAAGTTTTGTGACCATTGGTCAGCGAGTCCTGGCAAGTCCTTTGAA GGTAAGGTTTCACTATGGACACCCTGATGTCTTCGATAGAATCTTCCACATCACTCGGGGTGGCATCAGCAAAGCTTCACGGGGCATAAATCTTAGCGAGGATATCTTTGCTG GTTTCAACTCAACTCTGAGGCGTGGTAATGTCACCCATCATGAGTACATCCAAGTAGGGAAAGGAAGAGATGTTGGTTTGAACCAGATATCACTCTTTGAAGCCAAGGTTGCTTGTGGAAACGGAGAGCAAACATTGAGTAGGGATCTCTACCGACTTGGGCATCGTTTTGACTTTTTCCGCATGATGTCTTGTTATTTCACAACTGTAGGCTTCTACATCAGCTCGATG ATTGTTGTCCTCACAGTTTATGCATTCTTGTATGGAAGACTTTACTTGTCATTGAGTGGAGTGGAAGAGGCGATAGTAAAGTTTGCAGCAGCGAAAGGAGATAGTTCTCTTAAGGCAGCGATGGCGTCACAGTCCGTAGTGCAATTGGGTCTGCTGATGACACTACCAATGGTGATGGAGATTGGGCTAGAGAGAGGATTCAGAACGGCGTTGTCTGATCTAATCATAATGCAGCTTCAGTTAGCGCCtgtcttcttcaccttctcaCTTGGAACAAAGGTTCATTACTATGGTCGGACCATCCTACATGGGGGATCAAAGTACAGAGCAACAGGGCGTGGGTTTGTGGTGAAGCACGAGAAGTTTGCAGAGAACTACAGAATGTATTCGAGAAGCCACTTTGTGAAAGGAATGGAGCTGATGGTGCTGCTGATATGTTACAGGATTTATGGGAAAGCAGCAGAGGACTCGGTGGGTTATGCGCTTGTCATGGGCTCAACATGGTTCCTGGTGGGTTCCTGGTTGTTCGCCCCATTCTTTTTCAATCCCTCGGGATTCGAGTGGCAGAAGATAGTTGATGACTGGGATGATTGGAACAAGTGGATAAGCAGCAGAGGAGGTATCGGAGTACCAGCAAACAAAAGCTGGGAATCATGGTGGGAAGAGGAACAAGAGCATCTTCTTCACTCTGGGTTTTTCGGAAAGTTCTGGGAGATATTTCTCTCACTGCGGTACTTCATTTACCAGTATGGTATTGTGTACCAATTGAACTTGACCAAGGAGAGCCGAATGGGAAAACAGCACAGCATCATTGTGTATGGACTGTCTTGGCTGGTGATCGTGGCAGTGATGATAGTCCTCAAGATAGTGTCGATGGGGAGAAAGAAGTTCAGTGCTGATTTCCAGCTTATGTTCAGGCTTTTGAAGCTGTTTCTGTTCATAGGATCAGTGGTGATCGTGGGGATGCTATTCCACTTCTTGAAGCTGACCGTGGGAGACATAATGCAGTCTCTGTTGGCGTTTTTACCCACGGGATGGGCTCTCCTTCAGATATCACAAGTGGCGAGGCCATTGATGAAGACAGTAGGAATGTGGGGATCGGTCAAGGCCTTGGCTAGAGGGTATGAGTACATCATGGGAGTTGTTATCTTCATGCCAGTTACTGTACTCGCGTGGTTCCCTTTCGTCTCTGAGTTCCAGACAAGGCTTCTCTTCAATCAAGCCTTTAGCCGTGGTCTCCAGATCCAACGTATTCTCGCCGGTGGTAAGAAGCAGAAATAA
- a CDS encoding PRLI-interacting factor (PRLI-interacting factor, putative; BEST Arabidopsis thaliana protein match is: BTB/POZ domain-containing protein (TAIR:AT5G60050.1); Has 259 Blast hits to 259 proteins in 15 species: Archae - 0; Bacteria - 0; Metazoa - 0; Fungi - 0; Plants - 259; Viruses - 0; Other Eukaryotes - 0 (source: NCBI BLink).) produces the protein MTMGDSDLRKPTNFGTGHLSRRRSWCCSFAVPPASPDTRSISSRNHIPAKSQQQRPKLVPCSPQSSKSALNIVNRIDPRRILSPGRVSPIDSDPTVTTMQETETTQEEEDDAVVVDSTPNLRSESFRAPKIEVTGSGLSEGYDARLSLKGRNGGGVLVLELSLEVLAANSDVFSGLIAEEKKCSSSSSSLGLKNTCRIEVCDVENLGVFRETVELMFEESNVIIKKFMTMGVYRAIDVLEVAAGIKFSRAVLSCLKYLEAVPWTEDEEEKLRRLLGIYSFDDDAVSEILARFNSNETENLQDSLSKKLVWSITSCSDVNPRNELKSLVKGLLCKSSVYEKEQPEINKEDIYRAGKCCVDSLAKLFEEGSSSSSSKKEKPLIESISREVENINWLLEIMIDREIAEEFVEIWGKQRRLVEMHERVSPMVRYEVSRVTGAIFIAMGKRRVQCGGEARAGLVEAWFKPMLVDFGWLQRCKKGLDMREVEEGMGQTLLTLPVKEQYQVFMEWFRWFSKHGTECPNLSKAFQIWWRRSFLRGVESSTCR, from the exons ATGACAATGGGCGACTCTGACCTCCGTAAACCTACCAATTTCGGCACCGGACATCTATCTCGCCGACGATCATGGTGTTGCTCTTTCGCCGTACCTCCAGCGAGTCCTGATACTCGTTCGATTTCATCTCGTAACCACATTCCAGCTAAATCTCAGCAGCAGAGACCTAAACTGGTTCCTTGCTCACCGCAAAGCTCTAAATCTGCTTTAAACATCGTAAATCGGATCGACCCGCGTCGGATCTTATCACCGGGTCGGGTTTCACCCATAGATTCGGATCCGACCGTCACTACAATGCAAGAGACCGAGACCActcaggaagaagaagatgatgcgGTTGTTGTAGATTCGACACCAAATCTTCGTTCTGAGAGTTTTAGAGCTCCGAAGATTGAGGTTACGGGTTCGGGTTTGAGTGAGGGTTACGATGCTAGGTTGAGTTTGAAGGGAAGAAATGGTGGTGGGGTTCTGGTGTTGGAGCTTAGCTTGGAGGTTTTGGCTGCGAATTCTGATGTGTTCTCGGGTTTGATTGCGGAGGAGAAgaagtgttcttcttcttcatcgtctttaGGATTGAAGAACACATGCAGGATTGAAGTATGTGATGTGGAGAATCTTGGTGTTTTTAGGGAAACTGTTGAGCTCATGTTTGAGGAAAGTAATGTTATTATCAAGAAGTTTATGACAATGGGAGTCTACAGAGCCATTGATGTACTTGAG GTAGCGGCTGGAATCAAATTTTCAAGAGCTGTCTTATCGTGTCTGAAATATCTTGAAGCTGTTCCTTGGACAGAGGATGAAGAGGAAAAACTGAGGAGACTTCTTGGAATTTATAgctttgatgatgatgcagtTAGTGAAATTTTGGCAAGATTTAATTCAAACGAGACAGAAAACTTGCAAGACAGTTTATCGAAGAAACTGGTTTGGTCAATTACTTCCTGCAGTGATGTAAATCCTAGAAACGAGCTCAAATCTCTGGTGAAGGGTCTTCTTTGCAAAAGCTCAGTGTACGAGAAAGAACAGCCTGAGATCAACAAGGAAGACATATATAGAGCAGGCAAGTGTTGTGTGGATTCATTAGCTAAGTTGTTTGAAGAGGgcagtagtagtagtagtagcaaGAAAGAAAAGCCATTGATTGAAAGTATTTCGAGGGAGGTTGAGAACATAAACTGGCTGCTGGAGATCATGATAGATCGGGAAATAGCAGAAGAATTTGTGGAAATATGGGGGAAGCAAAGAAGGCTAGTGGAGATGCATGAGAGAGTGTCACCAATGGTGAGGTATGAAGTAAGCAGAGTAACAGGAGCGATATTTATTGCAATGGGGAAAAGGAGAGTGCAATGCGGAGGAGAAGCAAGGGCGGGGCTAGTAGAAGCGTGGTTCAAGCCAATGTTAGTAGATTTTGGGTGGCTACAGAGATGCAAGAAAGGACTAGACATGAGGGAAGTAGAAGAAGGGATGGGGCAAACGCTTTTAACGCTACCAGTAAAAGAGCAGTATCAAGTGTTCATGGAATGGTTCAGGTGGTTCTCAAAGCATGGGACTGAGTGCCCTAATCTCAGCAAGGCGTTTCAGATATGGTGGCGTAGGTCATTCCTTAGAGGTGTAGAATCATCTACTTGTAGGTAA